In uncultured Cohaesibacter sp., a genomic segment contains:
- the rpsL gene encoding 30S ribosomal protein S12, which yields MPTINQLIRKPRKAPVKRNKVPAMEACPQKRGVCTRVYTTTPKKPNSALRKVAKVRLTNGFEVIGYIPGEGHNLQEHSVVMIRGGRVKDLPGVRYHILRGVLDTQGVKDRKQRRSKYGAKRPK from the coding sequence ATGCCAACCATTAACCAGCTTATTCGCAAACCGCGCAAGGCGCCGGTGAAGCGAAACAAAGTTCCGGCCATGGAGGCCTGCCCTCAGAAGCGGGGCGTATGTACGCGCGTCTACACCACTACGCCTAAGAAGCCGAACTCGGCTCTGCGTAAGGTTGCCAAGGTTCGCTTGACCAACGGTTTTGAAGTTATCGGCTATATCCCTGGTGAGGGCCATAACCTTCAGGAACACTCCGTTGTCATGATCCGCGGCGGTCGCGTGAAAGACTTGCCTGGTGTTCGTTATCACATCCTTCGTGGTGTTCTCGATACTCAGGGTGTTAAAGACCGCAAACAGCGCCGTTCTAAATATGGTGCAAAGCGGCCTAAATAA